The following are encoded together in the Vigna unguiculata cultivar IT97K-499-35 chromosome 2, ASM411807v1, whole genome shotgun sequence genome:
- the LOC114173300 gene encoding cytochrome P450 71D11-like — MESQPLHMFGLAISFFLFIILALKIGTNLKKTESSQKIPPGPWKLPVIGNIHNLLSSAPHRKLRDLAKIYGPLMHLQLGEVFTIIVSSPEYAKEIMKTHDLIFASRPTILASDILTYESTDIIFAPYGNYWRQLRKICTVELFTQKRVSSFQPIREEELTHLVKIIDSHKGSLFNLTEAVLSSVYNIMSRAAFGMKCKDQEEFISVVKEAVVSGSGFNIGDLFPSAEWLQTVTGLRPKLERLHRQTDRILGDIISEHKAAKSKGEAEEDLVDVLLKFLDGNESNQDICLTIDNIKAIILDVFASGGETSATTIIWAMAEMMKDPRVMKKVQVEVREVFNMKGRVDKVCMDELKYLKLVVKETLRLHPPAPLLLPRESREACEISGYHIPVKSKVIVNAWAIGRDSNHWSEAERFYPERFIDSSVDYKGNNFEYIPFGGGRRICPGSTFGLISVELTLAFLLYHFDWKLPMGMKNEDLDMTEQFGVTVRRKDDVYLIPVTSPSFLVR; from the exons ATGGAGTCTCAACCACTTCACATGTTTGGTCTTGCAATATCCTTTTTCCTCTTCATTATTTTGGCACTCAAAATAGGGAccaatctcaagaaaactgaGTCATCTCAAAAAATACCACCAGGACCATGGAAGCTACCTGTCATAGGAAACATACACAATCTTCTTTCATCTGCACCACACAGAAAATTAAGAGACTTGGCCAAAATATATGGTCCCTTGATGCATCTTCAACTTGGGGAGGTCTTCACAATCATTGTTTCCTCACCAGAATATGCCAAGGAGATCATGAAAACCCATGATCTCATCTTTGCATCAAGGCCTACAATTCTAGCTTCTGATATACTAACTTATGAGTCCACTGATATAATTTTTGCACCCTATGGAAACTATTGGAGACAGCTACGAAAAATCTGCACAGTGGAGCTTTTCACCCAAAAACGTGTGAGCTCATTCCAGCCAATAAGAGAAGAGGAACTCACCCATCTTGTCAAAATCATCGATTCACATAAAGGGTCTCTCTTCAACCTCACTGAAGCAGTGCTTTCATCGGTGTATAACATCATGTCAAGAGCTGCGTTTGGCATGAAATGCAAAGACCAAGAGGAATTCATATCAGTGGTGAAAGAAGCCGTGGTAAGTGGATCAGGTTTCAACATAGGAGATCTGTTTCCTTCAGCTGAGTGGCTTCAAACAGTTACTGGTTTGAGGCCTAAGCTCGAGAGACTGCACCGACAAACAGATAGGATATTAGGAGACATCATCAGTGAACACAAAGCAGCAAAGTCCAAAGGTGAAGCAGAGGAAGATTTGGTAGATGTTCTTCTGAAATTCCTTGATGGTAATGAAAGTAACCAGGATATTTGCTTAACTATTGACAATATCAAGGCTATAATCCTG GATGTGTTTGCTTCTGGAGGAGAGACATCAGCAACTACCATTATTTGGGCAATGGCAGAGATGATGAAGGATCCAAGAGTAATGAAGAAAGTACAAGTTGAGGTGAGAGAGGTATTCAATATGAAAGGAAGAGTTGATAAAGTTTGCATGGATGAACTCAAATATTTGAAGTTAGTTGTGAAAGAGACCCTAAGGTTACATCCACCAGCTCCTCTTTTACTTCCAAGAGAAAGTAGAGAAGCATGTGAGATTAGTGGGTATCATATTCCAGTCAAAAGCAAGGTGATTGTGAATGCTTGGGCAATTGGAAGAGATTCTAATCATTGGAGTGAAGCAGAAAGGTTTTATCCAGAGAGATTCATTGATAGCTCTGTTGACTACAAAGGAAACAATTTTGAGTACATTCCTTTTGGTGGTGGAAGAAGAATATGCCCAGGAAGCACATTTGGTCTGATCAGTGTTGAGCTCACACTTGCATTTTTGTTGTATCACTTTGATTGGAAGCTTCCCATGGGAATGAAAAATGAGGATTTGGACATGACCGAGCAGTTTGGAGTCACTGTTAGAAGAAAAGATGACGTATACTTGATACCTGTCACTTCTCCATCTTTTCTGGTAAGATAA